From the Salvelinus sp. IW2-2015 unplaced genomic scaffold, ASM291031v2 Un_scaffold1869, whole genome shotgun sequence genome, the window ccattccgttgattttactccagtcattaccacgagcctgtcctccccgattaaggtgccaccaacctcctgtgatgtatgtgtgtgcatgcatgcgtgcgtgcatgtgcgttTGAGgcaggaagggatggagggatagccTACATAGACATTTAATTGCAGGTTGTCCATCTGTTGTTAGCACATCATTTGATGCAGGTTTGGATTTTGTACCTGACTGCATAAGAGAGAGAACTATATGCGTTGCATTGTGCACTTATGGAAGGAGGTTAACAACATGTTATAGGAGGGAAATAATGTAGAAATTCATGCAGTGTGTGTGATTGACATCTCTGGAgcatgtgagggagagagggagaaaaagagggagggggagagggagaagggaggatagTGTTGGGACACCATCCAATCTCTCTTTTCAATCACCTGCCTATATATATGCTGTGAATAAAAGTGTCTAGATGAGTGTCCGTGGCAGCCTGCTACCCCTCATTCCCGGACTGTCTGCTGGAGCACAACCACTGGTTggactctgagagagagagagagagagaatacacatctagatgtgtataagagacagccaacacagacagagagagacacagacacagacagagagagacacagacacagacagagagagacacagtcacaGAAGTGAAGCGACGTGACAGAGCGGAGAGACGCGTACTGCCTCTGAGGAAAAGCAAGGCACTGTACAAGTAGGCTCCTCTCTCTTATCTTACACACACGCCTTGCACGTGCCATGCACactacacacaatgcacacacatgATGCATACAAAAACGCACAATACACATAATTACAGCTTAAATCAATGTTGCTTGCTTTATTGTGGAATACAGAAAATGTGAACACTTAATATTCTATTTTGAAAGGCTTACTTAGCCCCCCAAAATAGTACTAAAACTACAGTATGTATGGCTGGTTTGACGAGTTGGAGGGATGATTTCATAAAATTGTTAATGGTacaaatgctaccaaatattatcATTTGTAATGATATGTCATTTGTTCaatcacagatttttttttaaaggaacgtGTAAAAATGTTATGGGAATTATTAATTTTGCATTAGCCAGTTTTTTTCTTGTGCGTTTTTGTCATCTGCCTGATCCACCAGTGTGCAAGATCAGATAGCAGGGCAACAGATTAACATGTTTCAGGAGCAATTTGACTGTTATCTCTGTTTGCCATAGATTTTAGGCtcacttcaaagtaaataaggagCCTGGTCATTTCACTGTTGAAATAACCATCCAAAACTAGACTGCAATACCACTCAGAGTATAGGACTGTCTTTCATCTCAGTGTCTCGCTCTGCTTGGACGAGTACATCACATATGCAGCCTAGAAAGACCTGAAGACTCACTCAAATGTACTGTAGGCACTAGACATTACGGCATGAAGACACCATTCACAAACGCATTGCATTATCTACTGTTGTTTGTTATGTCACAGCATGACTTAAGCTACATATTCAATCCCTCCTTCTTCCTCACCACCTGTTGATTTACCACGTTCAGAGTGACCGGGAAAAAAAACTTGATCTATTTTTATCTGTATATCAGTCTACCCACCTCTGTATTTCTTGCCTTAATCATATTTGATTATGGGCAATCATAATATAATTTTTCAAATAGTAGGCTATGATTGGGGGTCACTAATAATCTCCGTTCCTAATCGAAGAAATCATGATAGTCTCCCACATTAACtagaagggggggaaaaaacacatttaaatcaaTAAAACCATCTGATTAATCCCACAGTACGCGTCAGTGCAGACGTGACACGGTTGAGTTTTGGATGAGCTGTAGAGCTCCTCCGTTTTGCAATCAGAGGGTTTTCAGCTCTCGTCGAGGATCAGAAATAAGTGGCTGGAAGAACTCTATCAAGTCCGTTGAAACATTATTACAGGGGGTGCATATCCGAGGCGCTGGCGCTTAGACCAAGTGGGTAAAGTGAGTGCAGCCAGTAACGTGGGCGGTCACAGTATTAAAGAGACTGGACAGGAAAAACATGACGTTTACACAGACGCCCACATCCCGCCTCCCAAAAAATGAAATGACATTCAGGTTAGTACATACATATAGGAAAAGGAAGAGCGATGCCCAACTAGGTGGAAAATCGGTATCTCACCAGCAGGTGGCGCTTTTTCGTTGTTTCGtccaccaagcaaggagtttctGTATGGAGGACAATGAGAGTGtttcgaatttggtcaacaaaaaaatgaatggcTTATTTTTGCTACGTGAGGTTAATTTGATTGAAtggaagtttcgtaatgcttaagttgttacgagtgtactaatataagtaggacacgtgacatcctggGAAACTTTGAGAAAACAACTTTTTATCTGTTGTCTTGAGATGGCTTTGCATATTCATGAAATGAGGCTAGCAGCATAGCATcgctctccattgaatacaggcggttgatgtCAACAACCCTGATTGAGTATTCAAAAAAGGATTACAGTAATGGTATGCATCCACCAATCAAAGAAAGGATAGGCAGGAGCTAGACAGCCCaccgtgccgctttgtggacaacgactcccattgttaggggcggagagacatgtatatcttgtcagtatatcaaTAATCTTTGGTACACATTAAGTTAGCAGCTAAAGCAGAAAGGGCTGCTGAGGGTCATGGTTATGAACAGGTTGAACTCAGAATCTAAGTGAACTTAGATATTGGTTCAACCCTTTTCTTTGCTATATCATGCTGTAAGTGCTGATGCTTCCCCCAGTCTTCCTTAACTGCCACAATTTAGTGACTGTCTATGTTGTGTCGTAGGGGAGCAGTGCACTGAGATGGATCCCATCCTGGAGGTCCTGACTGGGGCCAACACTACTGGAGGCCCCTCCTTGAACCACAGCAACAACCCCCTGGACATGTTCTCTGGCATGCAACTGCTGCTGCGCTTCAAGCCCCTCTTCCTGCCCCTCTACTGCCTCCTGGTGGCTGTGGCCGGCATAGGCAACTCCATCCTGCTGGCCTGTATCCTGGCCGATAAGAAGCTCCACAACGCCACCAACTTCTTCATCGGTAACCTGGCGGCCGGCGACCTGCTGATGTGTCTGACCTGCGTCCCTCTGACCGCCTCGTACGCCTTCGACAGCCGCGGCTGGGCCTTCGGACGCCCTCTTTGCCACCTGGTGCCGCTGCTGCAGGCCGCCACTGTCTTCGCCTCGGTACTGTCCCTCACGGCCATCGCCGTGGACCGCTACGTGGTGGTGGCCCACCCAGTGAGGAGGAGGATCTCTGTCGGGGGCTGCGGCGCGGTGGCTCTGGGGGTGTGGGGGTTGTCTCTGGCCTTggctgcccctccctccctccacacgcGCTACCTGGACCTGAGGCCCCGCGGGGTGGAGCTGGTGGTGTGTGAGGAGTTCTGGCCGAGCTCTGGCCAGCTCAGGCTGCTCTACTCCTGCTGTATCCTGGTAGCCTCCTACAT encodes:
- the LOC112072267 gene encoding prolactin-releasing peptide receptor-like; amino-acid sequence: MDPILEVLTGANTTGGPSLNHSNNPLDMFSGMQLLLRFKPLFLPLYCLLVAVAGIGNSILLACILADKKLHNATNFFIGNLAAGDLLMCLTCVPLTASYAFDSRGWAFGRPLCHLVPLLQAATVFASVLSLTAIAVDRYVVVAHPVRRRISVGGCGAVALGVWGLSLALAAPPSLHTRYLDLRPRGVELVVCEEFWPSSGQLRLLYSCCILVASYMIPLLSVSVSYCAITVHLRRHTLPGEPSHCQQRWSQRRRKTFSLLVASVLAFALCWLPLQVLNLLLDLDPDYHIVDKRYVNVLQVCCHLVAMSSACYNPFIYASLHSKIWLHLKGYLCPCRRQGPPGGQLLSRCTSRNPATCLSLLSEVPAPGKETPGATGRESDSTL